The nucleotide sequence AGTATCTCCGATTTTCATTGGCGCCATTCTGTAGCGAAAAGGATCGACAGATTTTTAAAATCGAGGAGGAGAAGCACCAGGTGAGGGAGCGAGAGCTGGGTAAAAACTACCTCCTTGAGACGTACTTAAAGGACTTGGATGAGCCCCAAGAAAAGGGCGAAGACCTGGAACTGTTTGAAGAAATGACACACATAGACGTAGATCGAGACTTTGGTATAATGTCAGGTATGAATGAAGATAAAGCTGGTAGTCTTATCAATTTGCTATTGCAACGCTTGTCATCCTAGATAGTACCGTCCAAACTGCGTTAAATAGTGGCACTATGCAGGACGACATCCGGCTTTACTGGCTGGAAAAGATTCACGAGGTAAACAAAGAGCTGCAATGTGAAGAGGAACTTTTACTCAGCCTGCACTCCAAGGTACGTAGACACCAGGTGAAGCGGGCGTACCAAACGAAGAGCGAGGTGCTACTACAAATCGAAAGACTCGATACAGAGTTGGCTACTCAGGTGGCGGATATCCACCATGTGGAACGAAAACTTTTCACGGCCAATGAACAGCTTAAAGCCAAACTGGCTGTTCTTGAATGTTTGAGTCGTGAATTTGAGACTACAGTATCTGGAGGCGTTCAAGAAGGTGATGTTGCCACTGGCAGCAATGCAAGTGCAAAGGTTCAGCAAAGCCAATCAGATGATCTCCAACACGCTGGGAACTGGCTGCACGTTGTTAAGAGACTCTTTGCGGCAGATCATCTTAATCGGCGATTAACGCAACAGGCACTAAGTGAAAAGAACTTAACGGATCGACTAATACCCAGCAAAGGAATATCCAAGCAGATGTTCGAAGTTCTAAGATCCCCAGATCCTTCT is from Drosophila melanogaster chromosome 3L and encodes:
- the CG13875 gene encoding uncharacterized protein, isoform B gives rise to the protein MQSLPLPGDEAIGLLPSQSESFSIWVNGEEHWISGADSSTTCADLICALISYQIDQKHVLSKEEILAPQQFAIVQKQRHYEEYLDSSARLLDVITSPHAMPKEEYQLHLRHLATSSRKQVPTTDKDSGMGSPVDSSRSMRIRRRGKLLSTKTTDNINTKQSKRSRKQQQRNHHLTPNESLLTIILAQDETILQQMTMLHEKDRQIFKIEEEKHQVRERELGKNYLLETYLKDLDEPQEKGEDLELFEEMTHIDVDRDFGIMSDSTVQTALNSGTMQDDIRLYWLEKIHEVNKELQCEEELLLSLHSKVRRHQVKRAYQTKSEVLLQIERLDTELATQVADIHHVERKLFTANEQLKAKLAVLECLSREFETTVSGGVQEGDVATGSNASAKVQQSQSDDLQHAGNWLHVVKRLFAADHLNRRLTQQALSEKNLTDRLIPSKGISKQMFEVLRSPDPSTSNSVNKKELSTRQAISLERDIQHLGTLV